tgtgcctgagagtgtttcctctctagggctgggatgaaaggcatgcactgcccagtttctatggcaactagtatggctacaaggattaaaggtgtgtgttaccactgcctggtctgtaaggctgaccagtggggctgtcttactctctgatcttcaggcaagcttaatctattaaaatacaaatgaaatgccactataagCTGGGGCCACATAAAGAATTccaatctcaaaaaacaaaacaaaaaggcaaaactgTTTAGGGAAAgctccatttcttcctctctcagagaatctccaacaaagaaaaactgggggctggagagatggctcagcagttaagagcacttgactgctctTCTCAAGGAccatggttcaattcccagcacccacatggtagctcacagctgtctgaaaatccagttccaggggatctgacaccttcacaccaatgcacataaaataaagttaaataaaccataaaaaaatttaaaaaaattattaaaaaaaaactgtgaaaacGTCCAGTTGTGCATTCTTGCTGGCTGTGGAGgctcctcccctgaagttgccagAGACCCAGCCTATGGAGGATATGCTGTCACCCTTCAACTACAGGGTACAGAAGCACCCTCCTTTAGTTCGGGCCATGTTTTCTCTTGCCCCTTCTTTAGCCTTGATCTCTGGGGGCTGGAGGACTCACCCAGGAGTTGCATTCCTCAaagtaaacctttttttttccaatttggcTGGATCTGGCTTACTGTGTTGGTAGAGAAACCTATTATCAGGGTACAGAAAACCCATTATCTTGACACTGGAAACCCAGGAAGACTTGAGCTTCCTGCCAGTTAATCGGCCacggggggtgggtgggggtggggtggggtggtggtacTCCTTACCCTTTATCTTCGACTGAATCGAATTTTGATACTCATTTCCAAATCACCGCCTGCAGGAGACCCCAAGAGTCTGACTCAGAAGAGGTCTTGACCTGGAAGAGGTACCTTGCAGTCAGTCttaacctcccccacccccgactCAGATTTTATTTCATCAGCTTGGCCTCAAATAAATCAATGGTCAAAATCGATGACCTCAATTTCCACATTCTCACAGACTGTTACCATCTACTGCCACAAATGATGTCCAAATATTTTATACCCGACTGTATGCTTTGTCCTTTTCCTCTAAGGCTCTACTTCCTCACtcctaaaaatcttttttttccctatgatTTCTTTGTATGTTGCTCTATATTTTAAGATTATACTgtaaactcttttctttctttctttctctctctctctctctctctctctttctttctttctttcggtttttcgagacagggtttctttgtgtagccctggctttcctgaaactcactctgtagaccacactggcctagaactcaaaagagatctgtctgcctctgccttgcaagtgctgggattaaaggtgtgcgccaccattgcctggctctaCACTGTAGACTGTAAACTCTTGTTTCAGGATTTGTAAATTGTTCATCTGGCATGGTTTAAAATCTATGTAATTTATAACAAAGTCTGTTTCCATGGAAAGCTTTGTTTGTCTGTCAgagaccagccttgacaaaaaatacctcttgccagggtagaggtgtggggatttagaaaatttaagtaaagaatatgaagatgcaaaagaaaataataaaacgaagaaacatataggatagtatcgggagggaattccagtgagtactgaaattcacctgtgtttaatttccaattgcttaaaatacccaaCCCCAAAagataagaataaaacaaaaaactacattaatatgatacaaggaaatgaacagactaACCGAGGTTGCGGGCTACATTCACAGTTAAACATTctattgctataacaaaacaagtcacactcactctctagaccaaaaacactctgtaggcaaaccactccctggatgGAATCCAAAGTTATGTACTTAAGGGAACCAACcagaacttagttggatccttagactgtTGTTTGAGGTATGAACATCTCTATTCCTGGAGTACAAGGCCTGGCTACTAGCCACATCTGTTGACCTTGAGAGCAGAACTAGGTAAGGACCTTTgattgaggtagaaacacaataaccttgaaggactagaggtaagttccaactctctgacctttggtcagcgTGGACACAGGCTCACATTCGTCTGTTAGAAAAGttctattttgtatgtatgtatgaatccGTGCCTGTATGTTTTCTTGTGGACACGGCAGCTACACAGGCTACTTGGAGATccgcagtgttttatttttaccataacagcTGCTGCATGTTTGTTTCTGCCTGAGTTTACTATGTTCCCTAAAAAGTTGAGATATCACATTTTCTCAAGTTGTTTTATGcattttcttgttgctttgaGACCGGGTCTCTTTAAcaaagcttgtcctggaactcactctgtagaccaggctggtctcaaactcaagagatccacctgcctctgcctcccaagtgctgagattaaaggcatgggccacttgAGTACAGTCAGTACTTTCTGCATTCTGTATAATCAAGCTtgttatttagtttttgagacagggtcttccccTGTAGTCTAGGCTTGCCTGAAACCTCTCTTTTAGTCTTACTATCTCAGCCTTctatgttgggattacaggcaagaaCTACCCTACCCATTTTGTATGCCATTACAACTGAAAATTAATACTTTTATTCAATACGGCTATCAGTAGAGGCTAAAACTACCTGGTACAAAGTAGACATTATATACTGAATACACAAATGCACAGCTTCCAAGAGCTTTattcatgcttttctttttccgtCTAGAACAGACTCACAGTACACAGCATGGTGCATGGCTTTTACTGTGATTTTATAATAGACATTTAGTAGGcacagaccctatctcaaatgacTCACTGCTGGCAGAAAAGCTTAACTAGTAGCCTACTAAGTCCAGCAAGTTTTCTACCACAGCCCAGGGCTGTCACATAACTAGTTTATTCATCTGGTGTATATTCCATCATAGTTTTAATTATAAccaaattacttattttttatctTCATTGAATGTGTCTTTTGACTACAATAAATTTCTCAACTGCTTGAATACCCCCTGCACAAAGCTTTCTAAGTCTTTATTTTCCTAAATTAAAACATAGAAGCTGGTATGGTGTCACACGCCTTTCCCAGTACAGGGAAGGCAGCagtaggatctctgagtttgaggtcagcctgatctacagaggaagtagttccaggatagccaggcagggctacacagagaaatcctgtccaaaaaacaaacaaacaaaaaaaccaaccaaaaccagAAGAACCAAGCAATAATTGAGGCTCAGTAATCTAGAAGTCAGAACATATAAGAGGGATGCTGTGGAACAcaacccaacccaaaccaaccaatcaaccaaacccAGAAGAACCAAGCAATAATTAAGGCTCAGTAATCTGGAAGTCAGAACAAGAGGGATGCTGTGGCCATCGGCACAGATCGCACAGGAAGATATGGGAGAAAGATAAGAGGTGTTCCAGCCCAGAGTGACTTTGGAGAAATCACATTCGGAAGATTCGATCCCTATCTCTACTCCAGTATGACACCATAATGCAGCTCTGACATATGCTTGTTCCTCTGTTGTCACATAATCAGAACCCTCAAGTCCTTCAGCAGTGGCCCTCAGCACTAATATTACCTTCAATGTAAAAATGTGCCTATTTGTGGTCACTTCTACCACCAGCTGCAGCAACAGAGCTTGAGCTGCAAGGAAAACACAAATGCTTACTATCAAGGGTGTTTGTGTCTAATACTCTGTCAAACCATGGTGGACTACTATGAAGTTCTAGGAGTGCAGAGATATGCGTCACTGGAGGACATTAAAAGAGCTTACCGTAAAGTGGCACTTAAATGGCATCCTgataaaaatccagaaaataaagaagaagcaGAGCGAAAATTCAAAGAAGTCGCCGAGGCATATGAAGTATTATCAAATGGTGAAAAACGGAATATTTATGACAAATATGGCAAAGAAGGATTAAATGGCAGAGGTGGAAGTCATCTTGATGATGAATATGAGCATGGCTTCACATTCCGTAAGGCAGATGACATCTTCAAAGAGATTTTTGGTGAAAGGGACCCATTTTCATTTCACTTCTTTGAAGACTCACTTGAGGACCTTTTGAGCAGTTCGAGAAGCTCtagtggaagcagaagcagaggcaccGAATCCCTTTTCTCTTGTTCGTGTGACCACCCAGTGTTTGCCAAGCTTTCTTCTTATGACACAGGATATACGTCTTACGTTTCACTGGGGCACGAGGGCCttaattcattttcttccctGGCATTTGATGACACTGGGATGGGCAATTACATACCCATCACACCCTCAGGCAGAATTGTTAATGGAAGGAACATCAATACAAAGAAAACCTTTGAGAACTATCAAGAAAGAGAAGCTGAGGATGATGGTGAGTTGAAATCCTTTCTAAATAGTGTGGCAGATGAAGAGGGTTTTGCAGAAAAACGACACTGGAGAAGACAGTCGCTCAACAACTATTCACCAAACTCCTACAGCCCCCCAAACATATCTCAATATACCATTGTGGACAACAATGAACAAGGTACACCTTGGGTCACCAGCAAGAAGGAGCCTTCCATTTTCTCAGCAGGATTCAAAGAAGGTGgtaggagaaaaaagaagaagcacaAAGAGGGGCAGAAGAAGAAGTCAAACAAAAGGAATCACTAATTGCCTCTTCAGACACATTATGATCATATAACATTTAAACACCactcttttgtgtgttttggttAATCACAGAGTTTCATAGATAATATTTGTTAATACTATGTAAGAGTAGGTGGgggtcttttggttttgttttgtgtgtttttgagacagggtctcaactatgtaccctaggctggcctggaacttgctacagagacaaggatggcttcaaactcacagagatctgcccatcttTGCCTCTCAgttgctgagattgaaggtgtacactaccatacctggcttaaaattattttttacaggATTATGGACATTTGGTCAGTAGTTATGTGAATAAGTTATGTCAGAAAAGGATGAATTTGTGGGAACAGTTATTTTAAAACTATGGGAAACTACaaagatttttaatgttttacttttgaGCTTTTCGAGCATTTTCCCCAAGAGTTTATGACCCATTTAATTCCTTTAATACCATCACAAATTCCTGGTAAATGTACATTAGGAGATAAAAGTCTATTAAGGATTATAGGTTCAGATTCTAGcagtattttcttttaagtttgaaGTTATCAGTCATATCTGCACAGATGTTCACAGCAGCTCTGCTTACAGTAGCCAAGAGGTAAGAGCAACCCAAATGCTCATTAAGGACCTAAGAtattaacaaaaattaataagCAGTCACACTTATGAGCATATGCATGCCTACgagcatgcgcgcgcgcgcgcacacacacacacacacacacacacacaggcatgcagtcTCCTGAGATAGTCCCTTCCTCtgaatttttgaaatattaaaatcttaagatgctaagtgaaataagccagtcacccataaacaaatactaaaaaataaatgttacacAGTATCTAAAGCAGTCTAATTGAGATAGGAAGTGGGGAATAAGCTGTTTTGTGGGTACAGAGCTTTAGatctgcaaaataaaaatattctggaaCCTCACTTCTCAACAATGTGAATATATTAATATCAATGAACTGCACATTAAAAATGTCTAACATGGTAAACTAAATTTAGTGTGTATTATACTACAAGGATTACCCACAATTCCTTGGAATAAACATGGCTGTATCATGAGCTGTAGGTCACCAGTCACTCTCTCCAGATAAGaaatgttttagttttggcagggcggtggtggcgcacgcctttaatcccagcactcgggaggcagaggcaggcggatctctgggagttcgaggccagcctggtctacaagagctagttcggggacaggcaccaaagctaccgagaaaccctgtctcgaaaataaaaaatgttttagttttattgtgTCTGTATGTAGGATCTACAAATGCTTTACTATAAAATAGCTACAGCTAATTCATTTGAGGATCATGTCGGgagaaaaaatgataaattacAAATGCATTAGGTACCAAACAAATGGTTTGAGCTgaatactttatttaaatttgtttcttttaaaaataaattaacgggggggggggggaggggctggagagatggctcagaggttaagggcaatggctgctctttccagaggtcctgagttcaattcacagcaaccacatggtggctcacagccatctgtaatgagatctggtgtcctcttctagcgtgcgggcatacatggaggcagaatgttgtatacataataaataaataaatcttaaaaaacaaaacaaaaccaaaaaaaaaaaaaaaccaaagaaaaaaaataaattaacttggggccgaagagatgactcagtggttaaaaccactggatgctcttaaagaggacctggcttcaactCCCAACACCTGCATGGCAGATCACacccgtctgtaactccagctccaggagttctGACCCCTTCACACAGATAAAAtaatatgcacataaaattaaaaaaaaaaaccctttactTTAACCCTGTCATGTCTTAGCTTTCTGTAACGCTTCCATCTTCATGACGCTTCTCCACATTTTATCCATCCTCTCAGCCACTGAACACTGAGCGTTACGATTTGAGGCCTACTGCCTGTTGAGTGAGCAGAGTAAGGGATCTGAGGAACACACAGCACTACGCAAACAAAAGCCACTGAGTCTACAAACTGGAGACATATCTAAGTAAAACAGGATTTGCTAGGTTTTTTTAGTTGCTTGATTAAAGAGATGGAGCAAAGACATTTTGGAGTATAGAATTATAATTTTTCCATGTGGCTATTTGATGAGACAATTCCAGAAATTGGACTTGCAAGGTGTAACATTCCTGCTGTAGGCTGCATGGGAGGAGTTTGAGGAGCACTAAGACCAGTGCTGCAGGTTAAGGATAGCAAATGGACGAAGCCAAAGCCCTGAAAGAAAGCAGATTCTTCAGGAGCTGCTTGGTTCACAAGCATGTTAACTACTGCATGGGAGGAAGTAAGCCGCAGGAGGCTCTGAGGAGAGGAATCACATATTCAAATTGGAC
The Microtus pennsylvanicus isolate mMicPen1 chromosome 2, mMicPen1.hap1, whole genome shotgun sequence DNA segment above includes these coding regions:
- the Dnajb7 gene encoding dnaJ homolog subfamily B member 7 isoform X2; this encodes MVDYYEVLGVQRYASLEDIKRAYRKVALKWHPDKNPENKEEAERKFKEVAEAYEVLSNGEKRNIYDKYGKEGLNGRGGSHLDDEYEHGFTFRKADDIFKEIFGERDPFSFHFFGVADEEGFAEKRHWRRQSLNNYSPNSYSPPNISQYTIVDNNEQGTPWVTSKKEPSIFSAGFKEGGRRKKKKHKEGQKKKSNKRNH
- the Dnajb7 gene encoding dnaJ homolog subfamily B member 7 isoform X1 translates to MVDYYEVLGVQRYASLEDIKRAYRKVALKWHPDKNPENKEEAERKFKEVAEAYEVLSNGEKRNIYDKYGKEGLNGRGGSHLDDEYEHGFTFRKADDIFKEIFGERDPFSFHFFEDSLEDLLSSSRSSSGSRSRGTESLFSCSCDHPVFAKLSSYDTGYTSYVSLGHEGLNSFSSLAFDDTGMGNYIPITPSGRIVNGRNINTKKTFENYQEREAEDDGELKSFLNTGFKEGGRRKKKKHKEGQKKKSNKRNH